The following are from one region of the Geothermobacter ehrlichii genome:
- a CDS encoding FliH/SctL family protein, whose amino-acid sequence MSLSRIHRAQEFANLQQVQFVNFDEPQPDPPQPADPVFSEPAAAQASPPPPELLSQEEAYSRGRRDGRKEAEEQFEKTVSALARGLEEISRLRESILRNSSQDMLRLVLTIARQVIHREVTVDPEIVLSTINMALQAAVSSDSYVIHVNPADLELVEERKPLFLASIKGLENIYFKADETIERGGCLVESDLGQVDATIEGQLEEVRKTLLEALKED is encoded by the coding sequence ATGTCCTTGTCTAGAATTCACCGCGCCCAGGAGTTCGCCAACCTGCAGCAGGTCCAGTTCGTCAACTTCGACGAACCCCAGCCGGATCCGCCGCAGCCGGCCGATCCCGTCTTCAGCGAACCGGCCGCCGCCCAGGCATCACCTCCTCCACCCGAGCTTCTCAGCCAGGAAGAAGCCTACAGCCGTGGTCGTCGGGACGGCCGCAAGGAAGCGGAAGAGCAGTTTGAAAAGACCGTTTCCGCCCTGGCCAGGGGACTGGAGGAGATCAGCCGGCTGCGCGAATCGATTCTCAGGAACAGCAGCCAGGACATGCTGCGGCTGGTTCTGACCATCGCCCGGCAGGTCATTCACCGCGAAGTGACCGTCGATCCGGAAATCGTCCTGTCGACCATCAACATGGCCCTGCAGGCTGCGGTCAGCTCGGATTCCTACGTCATTCACGTCAATCCCGCCGATCTCGAACTGGTCGAGGAGCGCAAACCGCTCTTTCTGGCCAGCATCAAGGGGTTGGAAAACATCTACTTCAAGGCCGACGAGACGATCGAGCGGGGCGGCTGTCTGGTCGAATCGGACCTCGGCCAGGTCGACGCCACCATCGAAGGCCAGTTGGAAGAGGTCAGAAAAACCCTGCTGGAAGCCCTCAAAGAGGACTGA
- a CDS encoding flagellar basal body-associated FliL family protein encodes MAEKTEKAPEGGGKKKLILIIAIALVVLIGGGVAAFLLLGGSDEEAKKGKAAQEAAALESSDVGPMVNIESFIVNILDESGTRYLKAAMTLELTNEQAVDEVNQRMPQIRDAVIMLIGNKSFNELQDLQGKMQLRAELTAKLNSFLKTGKIKRIYFTDFVVQ; translated from the coding sequence ATGGCAGAAAAGACCGAAAAAGCCCCGGAGGGGGGCGGCAAGAAGAAGCTCATCCTGATCATCGCCATCGCCCTGGTGGTCCTGATCGGCGGCGGGGTCGCCGCCTTCCTGCTGCTCGGCGGCAGTGACGAGGAGGCGAAAAAGGGGAAGGCCGCCCAGGAAGCGGCGGCGCTCGAAAGTTCCGATGTCGGCCCCATGGTCAACATCGAATCGTTCATCGTCAACATTCTCGACGAATCGGGAACCCGCTACCTGAAGGCGGCCATGACCCTGGAGCTGACCAACGAACAGGCTGTCGACGAAGTCAACCAGCGCATGCCGCAGATCCGCGACGCCGTCATCATGCTGATCGGCAACAAGTCCTTCAACGAGCTGCAGGACCTGCAGGGCAAGATGCAGCTGCGGGCCGAGTTGACGGCGAAACTGAACAGTTTTCTCAAGACCGGCAAGATCAAGCGGATCTACTTCACCGATTTCGTGGTCCAGTAG
- a CDS encoding motility protein A, which yields MDLSTIVGIISAFTLMIMAMASGSSLLIFIDIPSALIVVGGTIGAVLIHYPFGDVFRSISIFKKTILHKTTNPKDRVKTLVEYAGKARKEGVLSLQSVLNDVDDEFLAKGLQMAVDGQEPETLKELLDREIDYIQERHENGADIFVAFGTYAPAMGMIGTLIGLVKMLQSLNDPSSIGPAMAVALLTTFYGAIIANVICLPVAGKLKNRSASEVLDKSLIAEGLKLILKGENPRIIEQKLHAFLAPKERESNFKN from the coding sequence ATGGACCTTTCGACCATTGTCGGCATCATTAGCGCCTTCACCCTGATGATCATGGCGATGGCCAGCGGCAGCAGTCTGCTGATCTTCATCGACATCCCTTCGGCGCTGATCGTGGTCGGCGGAACCATCGGTGCGGTCCTGATCCACTATCCTTTCGGCGATGTTTTCCGCTCGATCAGCATTTTCAAGAAGACCATTCTGCACAAGACCACCAATCCGAAGGACCGGGTCAAGACCCTGGTCGAGTACGCCGGCAAGGCGCGCAAGGAGGGGGTACTCTCCCTGCAATCGGTATTGAACGACGTCGACGACGAATTTCTCGCCAAGGGCCTGCAGATGGCGGTCGACGGCCAGGAGCCGGAAACCCTGAAGGAGCTGCTCGACCGGGAAATCGACTACATCCAGGAACGGCACGAAAACGGCGCCGACATCTTCGTCGCCTTCGGTACCTACGCGCCGGCAATGGGAATGATTGGAACCCTGATCGGTCTGGTCAAGATGCTGCAGTCGCTGAACGATCCGTCATCGATCGGTCCGGCCATGGCCGTCGCCCTGCTGACAACCTTCTACGGCGCCATCATCGCCAATGTCATCTGCCTGCCGGTCGCCGGCAAGCTGAAGAACCGTTCGGCCTCGGAAGTCCTCGACAAATCGCTGATCGCCGAAGGCCTCAAGCTCATCCTGAAGGGCGAGAATCCGCGCATCATCGAGCAAAAACTGCACGCCTTCCTCGCCCCCAAGGAACGGGAAAGCAACTTCAAGAATTGA
- a CDS encoding flagellar hook-length control protein FliK: MNMMAIPLVAIGDLPVPGQPPAAAPTGNAVGEGPFAALLDGSLRNSSGPGPDPNAMALLMVLLADGRQTAMPQQIPVPAEDTAPGGNELGAKPAVGATETAVENLLVPQLPQRMPTEVAMTDLTTGNDSLPPDRVGQLQQTAPVGRSLPTHRTSRGIRIDIGAITAKGTGQAQPGLTASTVEPIVGQPLPQPLADKDGKQSEPVMSLAEKRFAHLLGDRGRQPAQGAEATRATGQPERTAPSPTATKTGPLPAHDPVPKAGGSETAADPGAPPFVIAPATGRSETPQPAPAAPAAPPERSLHLASGDRIAERVVVDQVVSHFGRSGRLESGQASLRLYPEELGEVRLDIDIRDNRISATLQTQSHQVQDVLNRHLDSLRHALEHQGLRVDRIEVRVAAESPHAGGQEQPFSGHFSGQQSAGHFSGQFFQRSGHQAWQQDFGGWPHDTLPENPVKPEPIVNRPAPQRAGLSLRV, from the coding sequence ATGAACATGATGGCAATTCCCCTGGTGGCCATCGGCGACCTGCCGGTACCCGGACAGCCGCCGGCCGCAGCCCCTACCGGAAACGCCGTCGGTGAAGGTCCCTTTGCCGCCCTGCTCGACGGCAGTCTCCGCAACAGCAGCGGACCCGGCCCGGATCCGAACGCCATGGCGCTGCTGATGGTGCTGCTGGCGGACGGACGGCAGACGGCCATGCCGCAACAGATACCCGTCCCCGCCGAAGATACCGCTCCGGGCGGAAACGAGCTTGGTGCGAAACCGGCTGTCGGCGCAACCGAAACCGCTGTCGAAAACCTGCTGGTGCCGCAACTGCCGCAGAGAATGCCGACCGAGGTCGCGATGACGGACCTGACGACAGGCAACGACAGTCTGCCGCCTGATCGCGTCGGGCAACTCCAACAGACCGCACCTGTCGGGCGTTCGCTGCCGACGCACCGGACAAGCAGGGGCATCCGTATCGACATCGGCGCCATAACGGCAAAGGGTACCGGACAGGCACAGCCTGGCCTGACGGCCAGCACCGTCGAACCGATTGTCGGACAACCCCTGCCGCAACCACTCGCCGATAAGGACGGAAAACAATCCGAACCGGTGATGAGCCTGGCCGAGAAGCGCTTCGCCCACCTGCTGGGCGATCGTGGGCGGCAGCCGGCGCAAGGCGCGGAAGCGACCCGGGCAACCGGACAGCCCGAGCGGACCGCACCGTCGCCGACGGCGACGAAAACCGGACCGCTCCCCGCGCACGACCCGGTTCCGAAGGCGGGGGGAAGCGAAACCGCCGCCGACCCGGGAGCCCCCCCGTTCGTCATCGCGCCGGCAACCGGCCGTTCCGAAACGCCGCAACCGGCGCCGGCGGCTCCGGCAGCCCCCCCCGAAAGGAGCCTGCATCTCGCCTCGGGCGACCGAATCGCCGAACGGGTGGTCGTCGATCAGGTGGTCAGCCACTTCGGCCGTTCCGGCAGGCTGGAAAGCGGCCAGGCCAGTCTGCGCCTCTATCCGGAAGAACTGGGCGAGGTCCGTCTCGACATCGACATCCGGGACAACCGGATCTCCGCCACCCTGCAGACCCAGTCGCACCAGGTTCAGGACGTCCTGAACCGTCATCTCGACAGTCTGCGGCACGCCCTCGAACACCAGGGCCTGCGTGTCGACCGGATCGAGGTCAGGGTGGCGGCGGAAAGCCCGCACGCCGGCGGCCAGGAACAGCCCTTTTCCGGCCACTTCTCCGGTCAGCAGTCTGCGGGCCACTTCTCCGGCCAGTTCTTCCAGCGCTCCGGTCACCAGGCCTGGCAACAGGACTTCGGCGGCTGGCCACACGATACGCTGCCGGAGAATCCGGTCAAACCCGAACCCATCGTCAACCGTCCCGCACCGCAACGTGCGGGCCTGAGCCTGCGCGTCTAG
- a CDS encoding OmpA/MotB family protein has translation MARKPKKEPAGAPAWMVTFSDMVTLLLTFFVLMLSMARLDKMKFMDAAGSLRGAFGVLGSSDKAEVTKPKIVDVAPIFDDLVTRVYKRIQSHMQRLRIDRDIELVKDRGAVVLRVNSAILFDSGKTTIKPEAEPILRKVAELVRPLPMSLRIEGHTDNTRSRRSGLSNWDISVQRAVNVLKFMAANKLMPLDRMSAVGYGSLHPVIDNDTPEHRAMNRRVEFVLENLGNYREELPYLIDATEQLPF, from the coding sequence ATGGCGAGAAAACCGAAAAAAGAACCGGCCGGCGCGCCGGCCTGGATGGTCACCTTCAGCGACATGGTCACCCTGCTGCTGACCTTCTTCGTGCTCATGCTTTCCATGGCACGCCTCGACAAGATGAAGTTCATGGATGCGGCAGGCTCCCTGCGCGGCGCCTTCGGCGTGCTCGGCTCTTCGGACAAGGCCGAGGTGACCAAACCGAAGATCGTCGACGTGGCGCCCATCTTCGACGACCTGGTCACCCGGGTCTACAAGCGCATCCAGTCGCACATGCAGCGGCTGCGCATCGATCGCGACATCGAGCTGGTCAAGGATCGGGGGGCCGTCGTCCTGCGGGTTAACAGCGCAATCCTCTTCGACTCCGGGAAAACCACCATCAAGCCGGAGGCCGAACCGATCCTGCGCAAGGTCGCCGAGCTGGTCCGCCCACTGCCGATGAGCCTGCGCATCGAGGGGCATACCGACAATACCCGCAGCCGCCGTTCCGGGCTGAGCAACTGGGACATCTCGGTGCAGAGGGCAGTGAACGTTCTGAAGTTCATGGCGGCCAACAAGCTGATGCCCCTCGACCGCATGTCGGCGGTCGGCTACGGCTCGCTGCATCCCGTGATCGACAATGACACGCCCGAACACCGCGCCATGAACCGGCGGGTGGAATTCGTGCTGGAAAATCTCGGCAACTACCGGGAAGAACTCCCCTATCTGATCGACGCAACCGAACAGCTACCTTTCTGA
- a CDS encoding flagellar hook assembly protein FlgD produces MSAINGIGSQTTPAATGTSLTTQTLGKEDFLQLLVAQLENQDPLNPADPTEFTAQLAQFSALEQMFNMNKTLEGLGSLSGDMERLSALGLIGREVVAESDIFRYQDTPVEFGYHLPVSASEVSVHILNTNNQTVATLTAPGTSAGEHFLSWDGRNDAGTPLPPGDYRIAVVARDMDDRKIEATTLVRATVDGVQLDAAGTRVETTSGAFALSQLQNVKGGTP; encoded by the coding sequence ATGTCAGCCATCAACGGCATAGGCAGCCAGACAACTCCGGCGGCAACCGGCACGTCCCTGACCACGCAGACCCTCGGCAAAGAGGATTTTCTGCAGCTTCTGGTAGCCCAGCTGGAGAATCAGGATCCGCTCAATCCGGCCGACCCGACCGAGTTCACCGCCCAGCTCGCCCAGTTCAGCGCGCTGGAGCAGATGTTCAACATGAACAAGACCCTGGAAGGGCTCGGATCGCTCAGCGGCGACATGGAGCGGCTTTCGGCGCTGGGACTGATCGGTCGGGAAGTCGTGGCGGAATCGGACATTTTCCGCTATCAGGACACGCCGGTCGAATTCGGCTATCACCTGCCGGTGTCCGCCAGCGAGGTGTCGGTCCACATTCTCAACACCAACAACCAGACGGTGGCGACCCTGACGGCACCGGGGACCTCGGCCGGGGAGCATTTCCTCAGCTGGGACGGCCGCAACGACGCGGGGACTCCCCTGCCACCCGGTGATTACCGGATCGCGGTGGTCGCCAGGGACATGGACGACAGGAAGATCGAAGCCACCACGCTGGTGCGGGCGACTGTCGACGGTGTGCAGCTCGATGCCGCCGGCACGCGGGTCGAAACAACCAGCGGCGCGTTCGCCCTGAGCCAGCTGCAGAACGTGAAGGGAGGCACACCGTGA
- a CDS encoding MotE family protein produces the protein MKKNLLAILALLCLTTPAGIAGAVDSPAAGGQAADSQATDSPAQPGPTSVEERRLLAEIEKHRQALKQKEEALREREIELDSLQRELEQRLARLESLRDEIARMLKQKDAAEQERLAELARMYEKMDKAKAARLLEKMDWDLSQAILARIKTKIRGKILTQMPPSYAIRFTRAYSTLERN, from the coding sequence ATGAAAAAAAACCTGTTGGCCATCCTTGCCCTGCTCTGCCTGACCACCCCGGCCGGGATTGCCGGGGCGGTGGACAGTCCGGCAGCAGGCGGACAGGCTGCAGACAGTCAGGCGACTGACAGCCCGGCGCAGCCCGGACCGACCAGTGTCGAGGAACGCCGGCTGCTGGCCGAAATCGAAAAGCACCGCCAGGCCTTGAAACAGAAAGAGGAAGCCCTGCGCGAGCGGGAAATCGAACTCGACAGCCTGCAGCGCGAGCTGGAGCAACGCCTGGCCAGACTCGAAAGCCTGCGCGACGAGATCGCCCGGATGCTGAAGCAGAAGGACGCCGCCGAACAGGAGCGCCTCGCCGAGCTGGCCAGGATGTACGAAAAGATGGACAAGGCCAAGGCGGCCCGGCTGCTCGAAAAGATGGACTGGGATCTTTCCCAGGCCATCCTGGCCCGGATCAAGACCAAGATCCGTGGAAAAATTCTCACGCAGATGCCCCCGTCCTACGCCATTCGCTTCACCAGGGCCTACTCGACCCTGGAGCGGAACTGA
- the fliJ gene encoding flagellar export protein FliJ, with product MGKRFKLEALLNYRNILEREARQELAGRIRTQEALLAEINRQRAELEFLCRDFVQRQATGMSATDMRLFQSNIQLRQQELAAMEENLQQCNREVALARERLLKASQDKKSVEKLKDRHLQEQQRLARQIENRSLDEIALRRQNGGLA from the coding sequence ATGGGCAAGAGATTCAAACTCGAGGCACTGCTGAATTACCGGAATATTCTCGAGCGCGAAGCCAGGCAGGAGCTGGCCGGCCGCATCAGGACCCAGGAAGCCCTGCTGGCCGAAATCAACCGGCAACGCGCCGAACTCGAATTTCTCTGTCGGGATTTCGTTCAGCGGCAGGCCACGGGAATGTCGGCGACTGACATGCGCCTGTTCCAGTCCAACATCCAGCTTCGGCAGCAGGAACTCGCCGCCATGGAAGAGAACCTGCAGCAGTGCAACCGGGAGGTTGCCCTGGCCCGCGAAAGACTGCTCAAGGCCAGTCAGGACAAGAAATCGGTCGAAAAGCTCAAGGACCGGCACCTGCAGGAGCAACAGCGGCTTGCCCGGCAGATCGAAAACCGGAGCCTGGACGAAATCGCCCTGCGGCGACAGAACGGAGGACTGGCATGA
- a CDS encoding TIGR02530 family flagellar biosynthesis protein: MNTPVTIVPRPLGGPGIGRQPERSGTNSRPATSFDQVLKRTVEHSALRFSRHATERMDQRGIRLDAAQTRRLEDAVARVGGKGGRDALVLLDNLALVVSVRNGTIVTVADSRNLKENVFTNIDSAVIA, encoded by the coding sequence GTGAACACGCCGGTCACCATCGTTCCGCGGCCGCTCGGCGGCCCCGGCATCGGCCGGCAACCGGAACGAAGCGGCACGAACAGCCGCCCGGCGACATCCTTCGACCAGGTGCTGAAGCGAACTGTCGAGCATTCGGCACTGCGCTTCTCGCGCCACGCGACCGAGCGGATGGACCAGCGGGGCATCCGCCTCGACGCGGCCCAGACCAGGCGCCTGGAGGACGCCGTGGCCAGAGTCGGCGGCAAGGGGGGCAGAGACGCCCTGGTGCTGCTCGACAACCTGGCGCTGGTCGTCAGCGTCCGCAACGGCACGATCGTCACGGTGGCCGACAGCCGCAACCTGAAGGAAAACGTCTTTACCAACATCGACAGTGCGGTGATCGCCTGA
- a CDS encoding FliI/YscN family ATPase has protein sequence MERLLEKLSGFNPMKVCGKVAQIVGLVVEGYCPTATVGTLCQLQPLNGEEPVLAEVVGFRGDRALLMPLGELRGLGPGSLIRVLRDSATLAVGEELLGRVVDAMGQPIDRLPDPGSEQEMPIYALPAGPLDREKIDRPLELGIRAIDGLLTCGIGQRMGIMAGSGVGKSVLLGMMAQHTRADVNVIALIGERGREVREFIERDLGPEGLARSVVVVATSDQSPLLRMRGAFVATTIAEYFCRQGKNVLLMMDSVTRFAMGMREVGLAIGEPPTTKGYTPSVFATLPKLLERAGNFKGQGSITGLYTVLVEGDDMNDPVADAVRSILDGHIVLSRELAARNHYPAIDILTSASRVMREITDTEHQRAAGWLREMLATYREAEDLINIGAYVKGNNPKIDQAIGKIDDINDFLRQALDDETDFETTRQRILALSTPTPAQEPKIVAHQPQPAAVYQQTAAT, from the coding sequence ATGGAACGGCTGCTGGAAAAACTCTCCGGTTTCAACCCGATGAAGGTCTGCGGCAAGGTGGCGCAGATCGTCGGCCTGGTGGTCGAAGGCTACTGCCCGACCGCCACCGTCGGCACCCTCTGCCAGCTTCAGCCCCTCAACGGCGAGGAGCCGGTTCTGGCCGAGGTGGTCGGGTTCCGTGGCGATCGCGCCCTGCTGATGCCGCTGGGCGAACTGAGAGGGCTGGGACCGGGCAGTCTCATCCGGGTTCTGCGCGACAGCGCCACCCTGGCGGTCGGCGAGGAGTTGCTCGGCCGGGTCGTCGATGCCATGGGACAGCCGATCGACAGGCTTCCCGATCCCGGCAGCGAGCAGGAAATGCCGATCTACGCCCTGCCCGCCGGCCCCCTCGACCGGGAGAAGATCGACCGTCCCCTCGAGCTTGGCATCCGCGCCATCGACGGCCTGCTGACCTGCGGCATCGGCCAGCGCATGGGCATCATGGCCGGTTCGGGCGTCGGCAAGAGCGTGCTGCTCGGCATGATGGCTCAGCATACGCGCGCCGATGTCAACGTCATCGCCCTGATCGGCGAACGCGGCCGGGAGGTACGCGAATTCATCGAACGTGATCTCGGCCCCGAGGGCCTGGCCCGCTCGGTCGTGGTGGTGGCGACCTCGGACCAGTCACCGCTACTGCGCATGCGCGGCGCCTTTGTCGCCACCACCATCGCCGAATACTTCTGCCGGCAGGGCAAGAACGTGCTGCTGATGATGGATTCGGTGACCCGTTTCGCCATGGGGATGCGCGAGGTCGGGCTGGCCATCGGCGAACCGCCGACGACCAAGGGCTACACCCCCTCGGTCTTCGCCACCCTGCCCAAGCTGCTGGAGAGGGCAGGTAACTTCAAGGGCCAGGGGAGCATCACCGGACTCTACACCGTCCTGGTCGAAGGGGACGACATGAACGACCCGGTGGCCGACGCCGTACGCTCCATCCTCGACGGTCACATCGTGCTGTCGCGCGAGCTGGCCGCGCGCAACCACTACCCGGCCATCGACATCCTGACCTCGGCCAGCCGGGTGATGCGCGAGATTACCGACACTGAACACCAGCGGGCCGCCGGCTGGCTGCGGGAGATGCTGGCCACTTACCGGGAGGCGGAAGACCTGATCAACATCGGTGCCTACGTCAAGGGGAACAACCCCAAGATCGACCAAGCCATTGGCAAAATCGACGACATCAACGACTTTCTGCGTCAGGCCCTGGACGACGAGACCGACTTCGAAACGACACGCCAGAGAATCCTGGCGCTTTCGACCCCGACGCCGGCACAGGAGCCGAAAATCGTCGCGCACCAGCCTCAGCCGGCGGCCGTCTACCAGCAGACGGCGGCGACATGA
- a CDS encoding flagellar hook protein FlgE, which translates to MGIASSLYSGVSGLTTNSHAMSVIGNNIANSNTIGFKTSRALFADLLSSSVSGSGGTSQIGRGSGLSVVDNIFSQGTFQNTELNSDLAIEGPGFFMVADPVTSELRFTRAGAFRFDADGYLVNPEGFKVQGYMLDMDGNTIGDLTDIKANTRSFSPANATANITLNTNLNSNAPYVGPFDINDPANTSNYAASIQIYDSLGQTHLLTTYFTKLDPATNPLEWGWYTTVDSSEIGGTPGTLTIVGQGTMQFDNTGQLTAPVIGVTNPGALTWTNAADQNQQIAIDFQTTQFSSDSVVVAQEQDGFGTGTLVKLSIDNDGYVIGNFSNGQPRKLAQIALAKFSNPGGLTKEGANLFSTSDKSGPPIIGTVGSGVGKIFTNSLEQSNVDLAQEFVKMITTQRGFQANSKIITTTDEMLNELINLKR; encoded by the coding sequence ATGGGCATCGCAAGCAGTCTCTACAGTGGCGTCTCCGGTCTGACCACCAACAGTCACGCCATGAGCGTTATCGGCAACAACATCGCCAACAGCAACACCATCGGCTTCAAGACCAGCCGGGCTCTCTTCGCCGACCTGCTCTCGAGCAGCGTCTCCGGCTCCGGCGGCACTTCCCAGATCGGCCGCGGCTCCGGTCTTTCGGTCGTCGACAACATTTTCAGCCAGGGCACCTTCCAGAACACCGAACTCAACTCTGACCTCGCCATCGAGGGCCCCGGCTTTTTCATGGTCGCCGACCCGGTCACTTCCGAGCTGCGCTTCACCCGCGCCGGCGCCTTCCGCTTTGACGCCGACGGCTACCTGGTCAATCCGGAAGGATTCAAGGTCCAGGGCTACATGCTCGACATGGACGGCAATACCATCGGCGACCTGACCGACATCAAGGCCAACACCCGCTCCTTCAGCCCGGCCAACGCCACCGCCAACATCACCCTCAACACCAACCTCAACTCCAACGCACCCTATGTCGGTCCCTTCGACATCAACGATCCGGCCAACACCTCCAACTACGCGGCCTCGATCCAGATCTACGACTCGCTGGGGCAGACCCATCTGCTGACCACCTATTTCACCAAGCTCGACCCGGCGACCAACCCGCTGGAATGGGGCTGGTACACCACCGTCGACAGCAGCGAGATCGGCGGCACACCCGGCACCCTGACCATCGTCGGCCAGGGGACCATGCAGTTCGACAACACCGGCCAGCTGACCGCCCCGGTGATCGGCGTCACCAACCCGGGCGCCCTGACCTGGACCAACGCCGCCGACCAGAACCAGCAGATCGCCATCGACTTCCAGACCACCCAGTTCTCCAGTGATTCGGTGGTGGTGGCCCAGGAACAGGACGGTTTCGGCACCGGCACCCTGGTCAAGCTGAGCATCGACAACGACGGCTACGTCATCGGCAACTTCAGCAACGGCCAGCCCCGCAAACTGGCCCAGATCGCCCTGGCCAAGTTCTCCAACCCCGGCGGTCTGACCAAGGAAGGCGCCAACCTCTTCTCCACCTCCGACAAGTCGGGTCCGCCGATCATCGGCACCGTCGGTTCCGGCGTCGGCAAAATCTTCACCAACTCCCTGGAGCAGTCGAACGTCGATCTGGCCCAGGAATTCGTCAAGATGATCACCACCCAGCGCGGCTTCCAGGCCAACTCCAAGATCATCACCACCACCGACGAGATGCTCAACGAACTGATCAACCTCAAGCGCTAG